Within Klebsiella sp. RIT-PI-d, the genomic segment TTACCGGCATCGTGGCGGCCGTCAACGTCATGTGGGCGGGGCCGTGGTCCTCCCGGCATCAGGATGAAGTGCTGGCCGATGCCAAAGCCAACCCCGGCCTGGCGGCGCTGGCCCAGGGGCAGTTTCAGCAGGCGACCGACGGCAACTCAGTGCTGTTTATTGAAAGCGTCAGCGGCAGCAGCTTTCACGACGTATTTCTCGCCCAGCTGCGCCCGAAAGGCAGCGCGCGTCCTTCTGTCGTCGTTGCGGATTCCGGTCAGATGGCGCAGCACAAAGACGGTTCTCAAAGCGTCACCTTAAATAAAGGCACGCGCTTTGAAGGCACCGCTATGCTGCGTGACTTCCGCATCACCGATTTCCAGAACTACCAGGCCATCATTGGCCATCAGGCGGTCGCACTGAATCCTGACGATACCGATCAGATGAACATGCGCACCCTGTGGAATACCGATAGCGACCGGGCGCGGGCCGAGCTGCACTGGCGCTTTACCCTAGTGGCGACGGTATTCATCATGGCGCTGATGGTGGTGCCCCTCAGCGTGGTTAACCCGCGTCAGGGGCGCGTACTTTCTATGCTCCCGGCGATGCTGCTGTATCTGATATTTTTCCTACTGCAAACTTCACTGAAATCAAACGGCAGTAAAGGCAAGCTGGACCCGATGATCTGGATGTGGGCGGTGAACCTGCTTTACTTCGCGCTCGCTGTCGGGCTGAACCTGTGGGATACGGTGCCGATGCGCCGTTTGCGTGCCCGTTTCATGCGTAAAGGAGCGGTATAATGCAGGCATTTGGCGTACTCGACCGCTATATCGGTAAGACCATTTTTAACACCATCATGATGACGCTGTTCATGCTGGTGTCGCTCTCGGGCATCATCAAGTTCGTCGACCAGCTGAAAAAGGCCGGGCAGGGGAGCTATGATGCGGTGGGCGCGGGAATGTTTACCCTCCTCAGCGTGCCGAAAGACATTCAAATCTTCTTCCCGATGGCCGCGCTGCTGGGCGCACTGTTAGGACTGGGGATGCTGGCGCAGCGCAGCGAGCTGGTTGTGATGCAGGCGTCCGGCTTTACCCGCCTTCAGGTGGCGCTGGCGGTAATGAAAACCGCGATCCCGCTGGTGTTGCTGACCATGGCCGTCGGGGAATGGGTTGCCCCGCAGGGCGAGCAGATGGCGCGTAACTATCGCGCGCAGGCGATGTACGGCGGATCGCTGCTGTCAACCCAGCAGGGCTTGTGGGCGAAAGACGGCAATAATTTTGTCTATATCGAACGTATCAAAGGCGAAGATGAACTGGGTGGCGTTAGCGTATATGCGTTTAACGACCAGCGTCGGTTGCAGTCGGTGCGCTATGCGGCCTCGGCAAAATTCGATAAAGCACGCGGGCAGTGGGAATTGTCGCAGGTTGACGAATCTAACCTGACCGATCCTAAGCAGATCACCGGTACGCAGACGGTAACCGGTACCTGGAAAACCAACCTCACCCCGGACAAACTGGGCGTGGTGGCGCTGGAGCCGGATGCACTCTCCATCAGCGGCCTTTACAGTTACAGCCACTATTTAGAGTCCAGCGGTCAGGATGCCGGACGCTACCAGCTGAAGATGTGGAGTAAGATTTTCCAGCCGCTGTCGGTCGCGGTCATGATGCTGATGGCGCTGTCGTTTATCTTTGGCCCGCTGCGCAGCGTGCCGATGGGCGTGCGTGTCGTCACCGGGATCAGCTTCGGCTTTCTGTTCTACGTCATGGATCAGATTTTCGGTCCGCTGACGCTGGTGTACAACATTCCACCGCTTATCGGGGCGCTACTCCCGAGCGCGCTGTTCTTCCTTATCAGCCTGCTATTAATGATGAAACGGGCCTGACGTGCCTCCCTTCATCCGTTCGCGGATGAAGGGGTTTCCCTCATTTCTCGGTTTATCCCGCTGTGCCAACTATGCTTTCCCTGTGTTCCACTTACTTCAGGGAAATTATGTCCAGATTCTTTTTTAACGACCGTAAGCATCTCGTCAACGACGCAATCGAAGGGATTGTCCGCTCTGCGCCACAGGCTAACCTCGTGCGTCTCGACATCGATCCGGCCATCCGCATTGTGGCTCGCGCCGACTGGGATAAAAGCCGCGTAGCGGTGATTTCCGGCGGTGGCTCCGGTCATGAACCGGCCCACGCCGGCTTTGTAGGTAAAGGGATGCTTACCGCCGCCGTCTGCGGCGATCTCTTTGCTTCCCCAAGCGTTGATGCGGTACTCAACGCCATTATTGCCGTCACCGGCGAGCGTGGCTGTCTGCTGATCGTCAAAAACTACACCGGCGATCGCCTTAATTTTGGTCTTGCCGCCGAGAAAGCCAAACGTCACGGCCTGAACGTCGAGATGGTCATTGTGGCCGACGATATTGCGCTGCCGGACAACAAGCAGCCGCGGGGCATTGCCGGAACGGCGCTGGTGCATAAAATTGCCGGTTACGCCGCCGAACAGGGCCAGAGTTTGCAGGAGGTCCACGATATAGCCCAGGAGGCCTGCGATAACCTCTACAGCCTCGGCGTCGCCATGCAGACCTGCAACCTGCCGGGCAGCGACGATGAAGAGGGCCGCATCCCGCCTGGTCAGGCCGAGCTGGGGCTGGGCATCCACGGTGAGCCGGGCGCATCCACGCTCAACACCCATAACAGCAAAGCGATTATTGACGCGCTGGTCGCCCCGCTGCGCGAACGGGCAGGTGAAGGGCGCTTTGCCGTGCTCATTAATAACCTCGGCGGCGTGTCAGCCCTTGAGATGGCGCTGCTCACCAAAGAGCTGGCGCACTCGGCGCTGGAGAACCAGATAGCCTGTCTAATTGGCCCGGCACTGCTGGTCAGTTCGCTGGATATGAAAGGATTCTCGCTTTCCCTGCTGCGTCTTAACGATCGTTTTGAGCAGGCATTAAACGCCGACGTTGAGACCATCGGCTGGCAGAAGCCGGTGGCCTTTGTGCCGTTAAAGACGGCCACGTACAGTAAAGTTCACGACAGCCTGGAGGTCGAACCGTCCGACAATCCGCAGGTAAAAAGCATCGTTTCCACGGCCACCCGCACGTTAATCGACCTTGAAAATCGGCTCAACGCGCTGGATGCCAAAGTGGGCGATGGCGACACCGGCTCCACCTTTGCCGAAGGCGCGCGCGACATTGCTCAACAGCTTGAGCAGGGTAAACTGCCGCTCAATCATCCGGCCCATCTCCTGCAACTGATCGGCGAGCGGCTGGCAACGGTGATGGGCGGCTCCAGCGGCGTACTGATGTCGATATTCTTTACCGCTGCCGGACAGGCCTTACAGGACGGTGCATCGCTCCCGGACGCGCTGCTCACCGGCCTTAAACAGATGAAACACTACGGCGGTGCGGATCTCGGTGACCGCACGCTGATCGACGCCCTGCAACCGGCCCTGGAGGCGCTGCGGGACAGCGACATCAACGCGGCAGCCAGCGCCGCCCGGCAGGGGGCAGACGACACCGCCAAAATGCAAAAAGCCGGCGCGGGTCGCTCATCCTACGTTAACAGCCAGAACCTCGACGGCGTTACCGATCCGGGTGCCGTGGCGGTGGCAGAGGTCTTTGCCGCGCTGGTAAAAGAGTAATAAAAAAGGCCGGGGGATCTCCCCGGCCAGTTAAACGCGCTTACTCAGGCACTCTGACCGCAGGACGGTGCACGCGTAGCGCCGCCCGGCATTTACGCCTGAGCCTGCCTTAAAAATCCGCCTTCAATACCACGCGATAACGGGCTTTCCCCTCGCGCACGTGCTTCAGGGCCTCATTAATCTGCGACATCGGGAACTCTTCGGTGATCGGCGCAACCTTCGCCCGACCGGCAAACTTCATCAGCTTGCGCAGCTCATACGGCGTACCCGTCGCCGAACCGGAGATACTGCGGTCCCCGCCAATCAGGGTAAACGCCGGCACCGGCAGCGGTTTCAGCACCGCACCTACCGTGTGGAAGTTACCGCCGTACGCCAGCGCTTCAAAATAGGGCTGCCAGTTCAGATCAACGTTTACGGTATTAATAATCAAATCGAACTGACCTGCCAGCGCTTTCAGCGCCTCCGGATCGCGGCTGTTTACCACGTTATCCGCGCCCATCTTCCGCACTTCCTGCTCTTTCGCCGGATTGGAGCTGAACGCCGTCACCTCACAGCCCATTGCGTGCAGCAGCTTGATGGCAATATGCCCCAGCCCGCCAATACCGATCACCCCGACGCGGCTGGTGGCGGTCACATGATGCATCAGCAGCGGTTTAAACACCGTGATGCCACCGCACAGCAGCGGACCGGCAGATTCAATATCAATACTCTCCGGCAGCGGGATCACCCACTGCCAGTCCGCGCGCAGCTTATCGGCAAATCCACCGCGGTTTAAAATGGTCGGCACCGCGCCTTCCAGACAGTTAATCTGATTGCCGCTGATACAGGCATCGCAGTGACCGCAGCTCCGCGCCGTCCAGCCGATCCCCACGCGCTGACCCACTTTCAGGCCCTTATCCTGCGCGTCACGACCCAGCGCGACCACGCGACCAATCACCTCATGACCGGCTACCAGCGGATACTGCGACATTCCCCACTCGTTATCGATCATCGACAAATCCGAGTGGCAGATCCCGCAGTAATCTACCTGAACCTCGACATCCTGCGCCTGCAGTTCACCTGCGTCGTACTCGTACAGTTCCAGATCGCTACCGGCTTCTTTTGCGGCATAGCTTTTAATTGTCGACATGTTTTACCCCTCGTGTGGTGTTGAATGGGAAGTGTAGAGTATCGGAAGAGGGCACGCTTGGCCGAAGAGGGCATGACCGGCAGGGCATCGGCATTTTAGGAATGATGTGAAAACGGCTGCTTTTTTCGACGTTTATTATACCAATGGACAACGCCCTTTCGCTTGCACTGGCACGGGTGCGATATACGCATTAAATTATCCCTTTTGATGATTAAACAGGATCAGAGCGATGAGTGATTTAAGTGAAAAGCAAAAGGCAGAGATTGATGAGTTTGCGCTACAGCGAGTGAGAGCCCTTAATAACGATGAGTTTCTCTGCCAGCAGATTGACAAGAAGATCCATGGAATGGGGGAAAGCGTTAAGGCCTATTTTCATTCCCGCCTTGCCTTTCATACCCGGACGGAAAAACAGTAGCCACGCTATATGGCTACTGTTGCCTCTTTGACGTGCGCGTTACGACAACCCCGCCCATCTTAGCCGCAGCCTTTGGCCCGATGGCGGGTAAAGCCGCCGCCGGGCTGTCCGCTCTTTATTACTCACAGCGTAGTTAACTTACACGCTGTTTCTCCATCATTACCGGAATACTTTTATACGCCGGAATGCCGCAGTGGGCATCATGATTATCCAGCGTCAGCATGTGGTTTGATTCAGGGAAATAAGTGACCAGCGAACGGTCTGCCATCGAATAAATGACTACCTTCAGGCCATCCATGCGGCGTTCACTTGGAGTACCATCCGGCTCCAGGGCTATCAGATTAACTTTATCGCCGGCGCTCACCCCGCTTTTTTGCGCCTGCGTAGGGCTAATAAAAACGACGTCCCGTTGCCCAAATACCCCACGATAGCGGTCATCCATGCCATACAGGGTAGTATTGTATTGATCGTGACTGCGTACTGTCGCCAGCACCAGCTCGCTGTTGAATGCCGAAGCCGGGTCCTCCTGCAGGCTAAGTGTCGGAATAAAATTGGCTTTACCGGATTTGGTCAGCCACCGGCGCTCTGCCGCCGCATTGGGCAGATGAAAGCCGCCCGGCTGCGCGATACGCTGATTGTAATCGGCGAAGTCGGGGAACACGGCTTCAATCCCTTCGCGAATGCGCGCGTAGTTATCAATCATGCTTTGCCAGGCGATCACGCTTTGCGGCAGCGTCGCCTGCGCGATACCCGCGATAATGGCGCATTCAGATTTTAAATGTTCGCTGGCAGGCTTGAGTACGCCACGAGAGGCGTGGACCATCGACATAGAATCTTCAACCGTTATTATTTGTGCGCCGCTCAATTGCATATCAATTTCAGTGCGGCCTAACACCGGAAGAAGATAGCTGGCCCGGGCAGTTAACAGGTGGGAATGGTTCAGTTTGGTGGCCAGATGGACAGATAAATCCAGTCGTTTTACCGCCTGCCAGGTGGCATGACTATCGGGCATGGCGACGGCGAAATTTCCGCCAAGGCAAAACAGCGCCCGGGCGCTGCCTGCGCAGATAGCTTGCATGGTGGCCACGGCGGCATGACCAGATTCTCTGGGTGGCGCAAAGCCGAAGGTTTTTTCAATGTTGCCAAGCATCGCCGCACTGGGTTTTTCAGTGATGCCAACCGTACGGTCGCCCTGCACATTGGAGTGGCCGCGTAACGGGCAGATCCCGGCACCGGGCTTGCCTATGTTGCCTTTGAGCAGCAGCAAATTAATCAGTTGTTGAACGTTTTGCGTGCCGTGCTGATGCTGGGTGATACCCATGCCGTAGCAGATGATGGTGTTATCGGCAGCGATATAGGCGCTGGCAAGCGCGTCAATTTGCTCGCGATCAAGGCCGGAAATAGATTCGATATCCTGCCAGTCGGTATTGAGTAAGTCGTTCCGCAGTTCATCGTAGCCCTGAGTATGCTCAGTGATAAATGCCTCGTCCAGAATACCGGTTTGCCCCTGGGCAAGGTGATGTTCGTGGCGCTCAATGATAAGGCGCATCATCCCTTTTAGCAGCGCGGTATCGCCGCCAATCCGCACATGATAATAGTCACTGGCCAGGGGGGTGGCGCGGTTGGTCAGCATTTCCACCGGATTTTGCGGCGCGATAAAGCGCTCCAGCCCACGCTCCTGGAGAGGATTTATCGCAATGATTTTCGCACCGCGCAGTGAGGCAGCCCGCAGGGACGTTAACATCCTGGGATGATTAGTCCCGGGGTTATGGCCGATGCAGATAATCAGGTCACAGCGGTCAAAATCGTCCAGTACCACCGTCCCTTTACCTACCCCGATACTGTTTGCTAATCCGACGCTGGTGGACTCATGACACATATTGGAGCAGTCCGGGAAATTATTGGTGCCGTATTCCCGCGCGAACAGTTGATAGAGGAAGGCGGCTTCATTAGAGGCGCGCCCGGAGGTATAAAACTCCACCCCATTAGGATCGGGGAACTGGCGAAGCTGGGTGCCGATTTCATTAAAAGCGGTTTCCCAGTCGATGGCCTGATAACAATCCGTCTCCGGGTTGTATTTCATCGGATGGGTAAGACGGCCGCTATTTTCCAGATCAAAACTATTCCAGGTTAACAGTTCAGAGACGGTATGGCGGGCAAAAAAATCGGGCGTAGCCCGTTTATCGGTGGCCTCCCAGGCCATAGCTTTAGCGCCGTTTTCACAGACATCAAACGAGGCCGTGTGTTTTGGATCGGGCCAGGCGCAGCCCGGGCAATCAAAGCCATCCACCTTATTCATATCAAACAATGCAATGACATCGTGACGCATATTCATTTGCTCACGCAGCGCCTGCGCCACTGCTCTGACAGCTCCCCACCCGCCAGCCGCCTCCGTATAATTTTCTATTTTTTTGCTCACTCTACTCTCCTGTGAATAATGGTTATAACCTGCTGGGTTATAAATCAAAAATGGATACTTCAATAACAAGTCAACTATTTACATTCAGGCAACATCGCGCCATTAGTGTTTTTTAAGTTTATGATTATTTTGATAAATGCAGATTAAACCGGACGATGATCGTGGGATCGCTAAGCGGCGATATCGCCGGGGTAGGTTCTATATCCTTCTGATACTCTAAGAATTAAGTAACCAGTGGATTATGGTAATACGTTATTTTTAATCAATAGAAGGTGCCAGGATGCGATGGAGTAATTGACTTATTAAATGATGCTTAAACGTAATCAATAAAATAGAAAAAAGATGCGTCGTTATTGCGTTAATACTTTATATTACACGGGCAATATGTATGCAGTATCTCGTTTGGCGAGGCTCCTATACAAACACAGGTTACTGATCTGACGATATCGAGAGATACCCAAGGTTAAGACAGGCTCTATCGACATGAAGGTATTGCCCAAAGTAACTTCCAGCATGGCATCATCCATGTGGATACGTTGTATAGTGCTAAAACCTGTTCGATGGAGATAGGATCTCTACACTCCCTCTCTGGTTACGCCCCTATGCGATTCACTGTTGAAGTCAAACAGAAATAGGGACCAGCAACAAAATGGCTCACACTCTACACTACAAAAAGGCTGACTGGCCTTCCACTGCTAATGCCGATAAAGAATCATCATCGGTAGCATCCTATATGAATACCGATTTTATTACCGTCTCCAGCCAATTCACCGTGGGTGAAGCACGGAAATATTTTCTCGATCAACTAAAAACTGACGAAATACCGGCATGGCTTTTCGTAACCGCCGAACATCATCAAATGCGCGGAATGCTATCAGTAAAAAATTTGCTGCAATGCGAAGATACTAATGCACCTGTAAGTATGATGATGAATTGCGCTTATACCCAGGCTGCGCCTGAAGATGAGCGCAGCCAGCTGGCGCACCAAATTATCAGTGAGCATTTGGATGTGTTACCGGTTGTTCAAAATAAAATCCTGATAGGCGTTCTGGGAGAGAAAGAGCTGGCGGAGCTGGTAGAAGACGAAAATACGGCGGATGCGCAACGTCAGGGGGCAAGTATTCCGCTGGATAAACCCTATCTGGAAACCAGCGTGTGGTCGCTCTGGCGTAAGCGTGCGCCCTGGCTCATGATGCTCTTTGTCGCGGAAGCCTATACCGGCAATGTATTGAAAGCCTTTGAAGAGCAACTGGAGTCTGTGATTGCCCTGGCGTTCTTTATCCCTTTGCTTATCGGCACCGGGGGCAATAGCGGCACCCAGATCACCTCGACATTAGTACGCGCGCTGGCCTTAGGTGAAGTTAGCCTGAGAAACGTCGGCTCGGTGATCCGTAAAGAGGTTTCCACCTCGGTACTCATCGCGATCACTATTGGGCTGGCGGCCTGGGTTCGGGCCTGGATGATGGGTGTAGGCACGGACGTCACCGTCGTAGTCAGCCTGACTCTGGTTGCAATAACAGTCTGGGGGGCTGTCGTTTCGTCGATTATTCCTATGCTGCTTAAAAAAATGAATATTGATCCGGCAGTGGTCTCCGCACCTTTTATTGCCACCTTTATTGACGGCACCGGGCTGATTATTTACTTCAAAATTGCCCAGTTCGTACTCGGTATTTAATCCGGTCTTTACACGTTAAGCGGCCGCCTCAGGTGGCCGCACGCTGCCAGCCCTGGTGGTGTCAGTAATTACTCTCTTAGGTCACGAACGCTAAACCCGACTAATGCCTCCAGCCTTCTTCATTCGTGCGAGATACGGGCAGAAACCAGAGGGATCTTATGTAAGCGGGAAGTGGAGGGCGCCGGTAATGTGTCATGTCGATGAAAAAGTAATCGTTTGGTAGCGGGTGTGTGTAACGTTGCTTGCATGGTGGCGCGTGACAGGTATAATCCACAACGTTTTCCGCATACCTTTCCGTGCCGGAGTGGCGAAATCGGTAGACGCAGTTGATTCAAAATCAACCGTAGAAATACGTGCCGGTTCGAGTCCGGCCTTCGGCACCAAATGATGCAAGAAAAAGTCGCTTAAGGGCGACTTTTTTTGTGCCTGAAATCCAGTATCCGCAAGGCTTTCCTCGCTTTTTCACTCAACCTAAGTCAACCTGATTCAATCCACATCAACTTACTGATGCGGGTACAACTGCGGGTATTTCCCGGTTCGATAATGTTTGTACCCACACAGAACCCTTGAAAGGATACTCATCATGGCTCTGAGTGATGTGAAGGTTCGTTCGGCTAAGCCTGAAGAAAAAGCCTATAAGCTGACTGATGGCGACGGCATGGTATTGCTGGTTCACCCCAACGGTTCCAAATATTGGCGACTGCGTTATCGCTTCGGTGGTAGAGAGAAGATGCTGGCGCTAGGGAAGTATCCTGAAGTTTCGTTAGCTGATGCTCGATCGCGGCGAGACG encodes:
- the lptF gene encoding LPS export ABC transporter permease LptF, translating into MIIIRYLVRETLKSQLAILFILLLIFFCQKLVRILGAAVDGEIPTNLVLSLLGLGVPEMAQLILPLSLFLGLLMTLGKLYTESEITVMHACGLSKAVLVKAALILALFTGIVAAVNVMWAGPWSSRHQDEVLADAKANPGLAALAQGQFQQATDGNSVLFIESVSGSSFHDVFLAQLRPKGSARPSVVVADSGQMAQHKDGSQSVTLNKGTRFEGTAMLRDFRITDFQNYQAIIGHQAVALNPDDTDQMNMRTLWNTDSDRARAELHWRFTLVATVFIMALMVVPLSVVNPRQGRVLSMLPAMLLYLIFFLLQTSLKSNGSKGKLDPMIWMWAVNLLYFALAVGLNLWDTVPMRRLRARFMRKGAV
- the lptG gene encoding LPS export ABC transporter permease LptG, translated to MQAFGVLDRYIGKTIFNTIMMTLFMLVSLSGIIKFVDQLKKAGQGSYDAVGAGMFTLLSVPKDIQIFFPMAALLGALLGLGMLAQRSELVVMQASGFTRLQVALAVMKTAIPLVLLTMAVGEWVAPQGEQMARNYRAQAMYGGSLLSTQQGLWAKDGNNFVYIERIKGEDELGGVSVYAFNDQRRLQSVRYAASAKFDKARGQWELSQVDESNLTDPKQITGTQTVTGTWKTNLTPDKLGVVALEPDALSISGLYSYSHYLESSGQDAGRYQLKMWSKIFQPLSVAVMMLMALSFIFGPLRSVPMGVRVVTGISFGFLFYVMDQIFGPLTLVYNIPPLIGALLPSALFFLISLLLMMKRA
- a CDS encoding glycerone kinase, giving the protein MSRFFFNDRKHLVNDAIEGIVRSAPQANLVRLDIDPAIRIVARADWDKSRVAVISGGGSGHEPAHAGFVGKGMLTAAVCGDLFASPSVDAVLNAIIAVTGERGCLLIVKNYTGDRLNFGLAAEKAKRHGLNVEMVIVADDIALPDNKQPRGIAGTALVHKIAGYAAEQGQSLQEVHDIAQEACDNLYSLGVAMQTCNLPGSDDEEGRIPPGQAELGLGIHGEPGASTLNTHNSKAIIDALVAPLRERAGEGRFAVLINNLGGVSALEMALLTKELAHSALENQIACLIGPALLVSSLDMKGFSLSLLRLNDRFEQALNADVETIGWQKPVAFVPLKTATYSKVHDSLEVEPSDNPQVKSIVSTATRTLIDLENRLNALDAKVGDGDTGSTFAEGARDIAQQLEQGKLPLNHPAHLLQLIGERLATVMGGSSGVLMSIFFTAAGQALQDGASLPDALLTGLKQMKHYGGADLGDRTLIDALQPALEALRDSDINAAASAARQGADDTAKMQKAGAGRSSYVNSQNLDGVTDPGAVAVAEVFAALVKE
- the ahr gene encoding NADPH-dependent aldehyde reductase Ahr: MSTIKSYAAKEAGSDLELYEYDAGELQAQDVEVQVDYCGICHSDLSMIDNEWGMSQYPLVAGHEVIGRVVALGRDAQDKGLKVGQRVGIGWTARSCGHCDACISGNQINCLEGAVPTILNRGGFADKLRADWQWVIPLPESIDIESAGPLLCGGITVFKPLLMHHVTATSRVGVIGIGGLGHIAIKLLHAMGCEVTAFSSNPAKEQEVRKMGADNVVNSRDPEALKALAGQFDLIINTVNVDLNWQPYFEALAYGGNFHTVGAVLKPLPVPAFTLIGGDRSISGSATGTPYELRKLMKFAGRAKVAPITEEFPMSQINEALKHVREGKARYRVVLKADF
- a CDS encoding FdhF/YdeP family oxidoreductase, whose translation is MSKKIENYTEAAGGWGAVRAVAQALREQMNMRHDVIALFDMNKVDGFDCPGCAWPDPKHTASFDVCENGAKAMAWEATDKRATPDFFARHTVSELLTWNSFDLENSGRLTHPMKYNPETDCYQAIDWETAFNEIGTQLRQFPDPNGVEFYTSGRASNEAAFLYQLFAREYGTNNFPDCSNMCHESTSVGLANSIGVGKGTVVLDDFDRCDLIICIGHNPGTNHPRMLTSLRAASLRGAKIIAINPLQERGLERFIAPQNPVEMLTNRATPLASDYYHVRIGGDTALLKGMMRLIIERHEHHLAQGQTGILDEAFITEHTQGYDELRNDLLNTDWQDIESISGLDREQIDALASAYIAADNTIICYGMGITQHQHGTQNVQQLINLLLLKGNIGKPGAGICPLRGHSNVQGDRTVGITEKPSAAMLGNIEKTFGFAPPRESGHAAVATMQAICAGSARALFCLGGNFAVAMPDSHATWQAVKRLDLSVHLATKLNHSHLLTARASYLLPVLGRTEIDMQLSGAQIITVEDSMSMVHASRGVLKPASEHLKSECAIIAGIAQATLPQSVIAWQSMIDNYARIREGIEAVFPDFADYNQRIAQPGGFHLPNAAAERRWLTKSGKANFIPTLSLQEDPASAFNSELVLATVRSHDQYNTTLYGMDDRYRGVFGQRDVVFISPTQAQKSGVSAGDKVNLIALEPDGTPSERRMDGLKVVIYSMADRSLVTYFPESNHMLTLDNHDAHCGIPAYKSIPVMMEKQRVS
- a CDS encoding magnesium transporter; translated protein: MAHTLHYKKADWPSTANADKESSSVASYMNTDFITVSSQFTVGEARKYFLDQLKTDEIPAWLFVTAEHHQMRGMLSVKNLLQCEDTNAPVSMMMNCAYTQAAPEDERSQLAHQIISEHLDVLPVVQNKILIGVLGEKELAELVEDENTADAQRQGASIPLDKPYLETSVWSLWRKRAPWLMMLFVAEAYTGNVLKAFEEQLESVIALAFFIPLLIGTGGNSGTQITSTLVRALALGEVSLRNVGSVIRKEVSTSVLIAITIGLAAWVRAWMMGVGTDVTVVVSLTLVAITVWGAVVSSIIPMLLKKMNIDPAVVSAPFIATFIDGTGLIIYFKIAQFVLGI